In a genomic window of Pelecanus crispus isolate bPelCri1 chromosome 1, bPelCri1.pri, whole genome shotgun sequence:
- the LOC142593165 gene encoding LOW QUALITY PROTEIN: tubulin alpha-2 chain-like (The sequence of the model RefSeq protein was modified relative to this genomic sequence to represent the inferred CDS: inserted 2 bases in 1 codon; substituted 1 base at 1 genomic stop codon) codes for MGRLPGRDDDRSCLHRDAAGPLPARCGCPAALRQAAHATVETSVMEAADTNQERVHAGETMKECISVDIGQARVQIGNACWERFCLEHSIQPNGTFIDQPSNDDSFATFFRETSSRKFIPRAIMVDLERTVIDRSVTLNEKMKTGLHSVVGALLIIKKIRSVLLFKPPLALMLFLSCSDKVQTGTYQQLLHPEQLITXEDAANNYARGHYSVGKDKIDMALDCICKLTDACSGLQGFLIFHSFGGGTGSGFTSLLMERLSVDYGKKSKLEFAIYPAPQVSTAVVEPYNSILTTHTTLEHSDCAFMVDNEAIYDICCRKLDIERPTYTNLNRLISQIVSSITASLRFDGALNVDLTEFQTNLVPYPRIHFPLVTYAPIISSDRAYHEQLSVAEITNACFEPNNQMVKCDPRHGKYMACCMLYRGDVVPKDVNVAIAAIKTKRTIQFVDWCPTGFKVGISYQPPTVTPGGDLAQVEXAVCMLSNTTAIAEAWARLDHKFDLMYAKRAFVHWYVGEGMEEGEFAEAREDLAALEKDYEEVGTDSFEEENEGEESQNSLCPFLCIRSSLCLFFSCQCISACLTQTKSIAILVDCKDDEFSTMRSQDSKCRIYDQLISSHFASEGDRLHIFC; via the exons ATGGGACGGTTGCCTGGGAGAGATGATGACCGCTCCTGCCTACACCGCGATGCTGCGGGGCCCCTGCCAGCAAGGTGTGGATGCCCTGCCGCCTTGCGCCAGGCTGCTCATGCAACAGTAGAAACATCAGTAATGGAAGCTGCTGATACCAATCAAGAAAGGGTGCATGCAGGAGAaaccatgaaa GAGTGCATCTCTGTTGACATTGGCCAAGCCAGAGTTCAAATTGGCAACGCATGTTGGGAACGCTTCTGTCTGGAGCACAGCATTCAGCCAAATGGCACCTTCATCGACCAACCCAGCAATGATGACTCTTTTGCCACATTCTTCAGAGAGACCAGCTCTAGAAAATTCATACCCCGTGCTATTATGGTGGACTTGGAGCGAACTGTAATAGATCG CTCTGTTACTCttaatgaaaagatgaaaactggACTGCACTCTGTCGTGGGTGCTCTACTAATAATTAAGAAAATCAGAAGTGTACTATTGTTTAAACCTCCACTGGCT CttatgctttttctctcttgttcAGATAAGGTGCAGACTGGCACCTACCAGCAGCTTCTCCATCCAGAACAGCTGATCAC GGAAGATGCAGCAAACAATTATGCACGTGGCCACTACTCTGTTGGCAAAGACAAAATTGACATGGCATTAGATTGTATCTGCAAGCTG ACTGATGCCTGTTCTGGGCTGCAAGGATTCCTGATCTTCCACAGCTTTGGTGGGGGTACCGGCTCTGGCTTTACCTCCTTACTGATGGAACGCCTCTCTGTGGATTACGGAAAGAAATCCAAACTGGAGTTTGCCATCTACCCAGCCCCTCAGGTCTCCACCGCTGTGGTGGAGCCCTACAATTCCATCCTCACCACGCACACCACCCTGGAGCACTCGGACTGCGCCTTCATGGTGGACAATGAGGCCATCTACGATATCTGCTGCCGAAAGCTGGACATCGAGCGCCCCACGTACACTAACCTCAACCGCCTCATCAGTCAGATCGTCTCCTCCATCACCGCCTCGCTGCGCTTCGACGGTGCCCTCAACGTGGATCTGACGGAGTTCCAGACAAACCTGGTGCCCTACCCGCGCATCCACTTCCCCTTAGTGACCTACGCCCCCATCATCTCCTCTGACAGAGCATATCACGAGCAGCTCTCGGTGGCTGAAATCACCAACGCCTGCTTTGAGCCCAACAACCAGATGGTGAAGTGTGACCCAAGACATGGGAAGTACATGGCCTGCTGCATGCTCTACCGTGGCGACGTAGTTCCCAAAGACGTCAACGTAGCAATTGCTGCCATCAAGACCAAGAGAACCATCCAGTTTGTTGACTGGTGTCCAACAGGCTTCAAG GTTGGGATCAGCTATCAGCCCCCTACAGTTACACCAGGAGGAGACCTAGCCCAGGTTGAGTGAGCAGTCTGCATGCTGAGCAACACCACAGCCATTGCAGAGGCTTGGGCAAGGCTCGACCACAAGTTTGATCTGATGTACGCCAAGAGAGCTTTTGTGCACTGGTACGTGGGTGAAGGCATGGAGGAAGGAGAGTTCGCAGAGGCCCGAGAGGACCTGGCTGCCCTGGAGAAAGACTATGAAGAAGTGGGAACTGACtcatttgaagaagaaaatgagggagAGGAATCTCAAAATTCACTCTGCCCTTTTCTGTGCATAAGATCGTCTctatgtctctttttttcatgtcagtGCATTTCTGCTTGCCTCACACAGACCAAATCCATTGCCATCTTAGTAGACTGTAAAGACGATGAGTTCTCCACTATGAGATCACAAGACAGTAAATGCAGGATATATGACCAGCTAATCAGTAGTCACTTTGCCTCAGAGGGTGACAGGCTTCATATTTTTTGCTAA
- the LOC104036461 gene encoding tubulin alpha-8 chain, whose amino-acid sequence MRECISIHVGQAGVQIGNACWELFCLEHGIQPDGTFKDLHDKLNYDDSFTTFFNETVTGKHVPRAVMVDLEPTVVDEVRAGTFRELFHPEQLITGKEDAANNYARGHYTIGKESIDMVLDRVRKLTDACSGLQGFLIFHSFGGGTGSGFTSLLMERLSVDYGKKSKLEFAIYPAPQVSTAVVEPYNSILTTHTTLEHSDCAFMVDNEAIYDICRRKLDIERPTYTNLNRLISQIVSSITASLRFDGALNVDLTEFQTNLVPYPRIHFPLVTYAPIISSDRAYHEQLSVAEITNACFEPNNQMVKCDPRHGKYMACCMLYRGDVVPKDVNVAIAAIKTKRTIQFVDWCPTGFKVGINYQPPTVVPGGDLAQVQRAVCMLSNTTAIAEAWARLDHKFDLMYAKRAFVHWYVGEGMEEGEFAEAREDLAALEKDYEEVGTDSFEEENGGEEF is encoded by the exons ATG CGTGAGTGCATCTCTATTCATGTTGGCCAGGCTGGAGTTCAGATAGGAAATGCATGCTGGGAACTCTTCTGCCTGGAGCATGGCATTCAGCCAGATGGCACCTTCAAGGATCTGCATGATAAACTCAACTATGATGACTCTTTTACCACATTTTTCAATGAAACAGTCACTGGGAAGCATGTGCCACGAGCTGTAATGGTGGACTTGGAACCAACTGTAGTAG ATGAAGTACGGGCTGGCACTTTCCGGGAACTTTTTCATCCAGAACAGCTGATCACTGGAAAGGAAGATGCAGCTAACAACTATGCCCGTGGCCACTACACCATTGGCAAAGAAAGCATTGATATGGTGCTTGATCGTGTCCGTAAACTG ACTGATGCCTGTTCTGGGCTGCAAGGATTCCTGATCTTCCACAGCTTTGGTGGGGGTACCGGCTCTGGCTTTACCTCCTTACTGATGGAACGCCTCTCTGTGGATTACGGAAAGAAATCCAAACTGGAGTTTGCCATCTACCCAGCCCCTCAGGTCTCCACCGCTGTGGTGGAGCCCTACAATTCCATCCTCACCACGCACACCACGCTGGAGCACTCGGACTGCGCCTTCATGGTGGACAATGAGGCCATCTACGATATCTGCCGCCGAAAGCTGGACATCGAGCGCCCCACGTACACTAACCTCAACCGCCTCATCAGTCAGATCGTCTCCTCCATCACCGCCTCGCTGCGCTTCGACGGTGCCCTCAACGTGGATCTGACGGAGTTCCAGACAAACCTGGTGCCCTACCCGCGCATCCACTTCCCCTTAGTGACCTACGCCCCCATCATCTCCTCTGACAGAGCATATCACGAGCAGCTCTCGGTGGCTGAAATCACCAACGCCTGCTTTGAGCCCAACAACCAGATGGTGAAGTGTGACCCAAGACATGGGAAGTACATGGCCTGCTGCATGCTCTACCGTGGCGACGTAGTTCCCAAAGACGTCAACGTAGCAATTGCTGCCATCAAGACCAAGAGAACCATCCAGTTTGTTGACTGGTGTCCAACAGGCTTCAAG GTTGGTATTAACTATCAGCCCCCTACAGTAGTTCCTGGCGGAGACCTAGCCCAAGTTCAGCGAGCAGTCTGCATGCTGAGCAACACCACAGCCATTGCAGAGGCTTGGGCAAGGCTTGACCACAAGTTCGATCTGATGTACGCCAAGAGAGCTTTTGTGCACTGGTACGTGGGTGAAGGCATGGAGGAAGGAGAGTTCGCAGAGGCCCGAGAGGACCTGGCTGCCCTGGAGAAAGACTATGAAGAAGTGGGAACTGACtcatttgaagaagaaaatggtggggaggaattttaa
- the USP18 gene encoding ubl carboxyl-terminal hydrolase 18 — protein sequence MGQRSGRQERSKKLELAVSETMKAEAEVQNNKEAEEPKAEDQRVTSVFGVADLKNGAIGLYNVGQSCCLNSLLQVFLMNRYFTGILRRITVPQCAAQQRRNVPYQMLLLLEEMQCGKRKAVSPIDLACCLSVYRVKMFVQYDAAQLFLTLWNLIMRQMKKAELVAELGNLYTICVQEHLACQKCSSETKRNSSMLTLPLPVLDSSSHVLKTLENCLQYFFHPEELTGRNMCFCEQCGRKTPFLQSMKLVHLPQTLTIHLKRFCYEKSSYIHKLSHYLPFPQDLDFNAVLTENQCQADDKEKAAWQYELFAVVAHSGSTSCGHYCAYIRSLTECKWYCFNDSEVCQVSWDDVKCTYGHSNLHWGETAYLLIYMKKRPQ from the exons ATGGGACAAAGAAGTGGACGTcaagaaagaagcaagaaattAGAGCTGGCAGTAAGTGAGACCATgaaggcagaagcagaagtacaaaataataaagaagcagaagagcCGAAGGCCGAAGACCAGAGGGTAACATCGGTCTTTGGTGTGGCAGACTTAAAAAATG GAGCTATTGGACTGTACAATGTTGGACAGAGCTGCTGTCTGAACTCTCTGCTCCAAGTGTTCCTCATGAATAGATACTTCACTGGGATACTTCGAAG GATCACAGTGCCACAATGTGCTGCACAACAGAGGAGGAATGTCCCATACCAAATGCTCCTGCTGTTGGAGGAGATGCAGTGTGGCAAGCGGAAAGCTGTTTCTCCCATAGACCTCGCTTGCTGTCTTTCAGTATACAGAGTGAAAA TGTTTGTGCAGTATGATGCTGCCCAGCTCTTTCTGACTCTCTGGAACTTGATAATGAGGCAGATGAAAAAGGCAGAGCTG GTTGCAGAACTGGGTAATTTGTACACCATCTGTGTACAGGAGCACCTGGCCTGTCAGAAATGCTCTTCTGAAACAAAGAGGAACAGCAGCATGTTAACCCTTCCACTCCCAGTGTTGGATTCCAGTTCTCACGTGCTGAAGACTCTG GAGAACTGTCTGCAATACTTTTTCCATCCAGAAGAGTTGACGGGTCGCAACATGTGTTTCTGTGAACAGTGTGGAAGGAAAACACCTTTTTTGCAG AGCATGAAGCTAGTCCATCTGCCACAGACTCTGACCATACACCTAAAGCGCTTCTGCTATGAAAAATCATCCTACATTCACAAGCTTAGTCACTATTTGCCATTCCCACAAGACCTTGATTTCAATGCAGTCTTGACAGAAAATCAGTGCCAAGCAGATGACAAGGAAAAG GCTGCCTGGCAGTATGAGCTTTTTGCCGTTGTTGCTCATTCAGGATCAACTAGTTGTGGACACTACTGTGCCTATATTCGAAGTCTCACAGAATGTAAATGGTATTGCTTCAACGATTCTGAGGTTTGCCAG gTGTCGTGGGATGATGTTAAATGCACCTATGGACATTCCAACCTCCACTG GGGAGAAACAGCCTATCTCTTGATTTACATGAAAAAACGTCCTCAGTAG